From the genome of Rhododendron vialii isolate Sample 1 chromosome 10a, ASM3025357v1:
ATTAGTGATACTCTGAACTGCACCATTTCCTGCACAAACAACAAGGCGACCCATGGCTGATAGCTGCTTCAATACTTCAGTCTGATATAATAGCACTCTCCAATTAACCAGCTTATCTGGATCTGATTAGCTAAAGAAGCTTTCCTACTTGATTTTACTGAATTTCTTCTGTTTTGTGTAAACGTTTTGGGCCTTTTGGGCAAGCTTCAATAGCAAGATTGTTACTTGTTCATTCCTTGCAACACCACTTTTCATGGAACATACTTGAAGAAACCAACCAACAAACTCAACCACATAAAGCGACATAACAAATAGAAGTCAACAAAACTCACCTCCGATTCACGAAATCCTTCCTCATCCCTCTCTCTAAAAGATTTGCCAACAGATTCGCTGCCAGCTGCTTCCTCAACCACATCATCACTGCATGCAGAGTAGATAAATAATTAACTGAGCTAGCTGAAAGTGCTTCGCTTGACTTTGCAAGAAGTTTTGATGGTACCTGTCAAAGTAGTAGTACCCCAGTACCTCGGCCAGAAGTTCCCCCACACCAGCTTTCATTGTACTGTGTATCCCTTACAGTTACAAGAATCATCATATCATAAATGTAAGTTCCCACCCTATCTTTATGGTAAGTACACATCTAGAAATAAAAATCGGGTGAAAGGACAAGGTTTCATCAATAAATTCATCTTAGGGAAGAAGAAGGGGagagacaaaacaaaaaaaggtcgAGGGTAACTATTGCTTACCAACAAGAAATATTGAAGCTCCTTTTAGTTCATGAACTACATCTACTGCCTTCTTCTGAATTAAAACTGAACAGTTAAAAATCAGCTCTTTAAACCATAAACCATATGAAACCATGTTTCACTTCCTATTTAATTTGACAAAATCaaatatgaataatcaaaaccagcataagttttcacttttcagttCCATAGTcaatgaaaaagaaataaaccTCAGTAAAGATACTGATGTTTCTTTTCGGCTTAATTTTCACAAACAAGTAACATTCAGATTATGGGGGATTAAGATGTCACCATGACTGGAAAAGCAGGATCTTTGGCCGCATCCTTCGTCACAAAACCTTTCAAAGAACATAATAAAACTTCAACAGGAAGCAGATAGAGTTGTAAGGAACAATAACTGAAAATGCTTAGAAATTGAACTGAGATTAGCTACCACCCTATTGGACTACACCCAACACAAGTTCATACTGAAGGACTTTAACCTACATCGCTCACCTCAACCAAGGATACTCCACCTaatgccaattggttttaggttgcaACTCTCtgagaaatcaaacaaatacaATGCTTACATGAAATTAAATATTCACAGCCCCTTTGGTTTGAAGGATTtgataggaaaagaaaagaaatgactAGAGTTTCTTGCAATATCACTCATTTGTATTGagtaatttggtgagaaatggatgGAAAAcgcacaaaaaattaaattttttactgGCCCCTTCCCCTTTCTCACAAAATCCCtcaaaatggtgagatttggctAGAAAGGACTTTCATTTCTTATCCCGCCCTTTCTCACAATCCGAAAGGCtgtcaatcaaatacaccaagTAAATTTTTGGGAAGTCAAGACTagaatttgaaaacaaaacaagaaagattAACATAGAATTAGACGATAATTAATCAATTATCTCATAAAAATACACGTATATCGGTGCTTCCGAAGCGTTACTGTGCGTATGAGTACGCGAGCGTATTTTGTATCTAGGTAGCGTATTAATGAAAAGCTACTATTGAAGGGAACTGACTAACCCGAAAAGTCGTCGTCTGGGAGTGAGTAGGGGGTGGTGGTTGTGAGGGTTTTGAAAGAGGAAACAAGGGGACGGAGATTGTTGAGGAGGGGTAGAGAGACAAGTGAAGTTGGAAGAGATTTGTGAAATCGGCGATGGTGATAACAAGTGATGGAAGAGGAGAAGTGGCGGAGACTGGGAATGAAATGGAGAAATGGCGGTGACGACGGTGGTGGTTGGTGGAGGAATCGGGTTCTGAGGTCGCTGCAACTTGGCTGGATTATCTCCATTATCTGCTGCTGCTAAAGTTTTGTGACTCTGGCTGGCTGGGCTTCAGCTGGGCGTTTAAGGGGGGGAAGCCACTTGGAGTAATTAatgattgtttttttctttggtaaAAGAAAAGGGCCAATAATCACACCCCATTTTATGTAGAGATATTTCCTTTTTAATCTTTTAAATGgaataaaaaagtttttttttttatccgagaATAAAAAAGCTTGTTTTCAATATTTGCAagataaaaacaagaaatgggTAAATTTCTATCAAAATACTCCActataaaatagaaaagaaaactcGAATCTTCTTTCAGTTTGCTCTCTTaagttttggttcaatttatCCCAATTTTTTTGGTCTTAGGTTGTTCTGGTTCTTTTAGTTGTTTGAGCAGATATTTCGgttctcttttttctctgtgGTGTTTTGGTTGACCCATTGTCTTCCTTTGGATTTGGTTCTCAAGTGACGTACGCTTGTGTGCTCGTGATTCgttaaatctttgtaatcttcttcaaaaatttataaaatattttttgctgataaaaaaatataggaAACTAAAATAAGTTAATACGAATATCAGTTTGTGttagaaaatttgtacaaataACTTTACTTTGGACAAATTCTTTTATATTTCTTACCCGTTAATAGTCACTTCTAAATGTTTTGGTATCCTTTACTTTTCCTGTTTCCCTCCCTCAAAACAAAAGACCAAAACAGAGCCAAATTGAAAATGGCTCCACAACTTCCCTTTCTGGGAAAACTTGTTTTGGCCAGCCTAACGTGGTCTGGTGCATTTTTCCGAAcctctaattttatttttcgcaTGATCCCTTTCATTTCGAAAAACCACAATCATGATTGACAAACTCCAGAGTAGAACACTGCAACATAAAAAGCACCTATGCTATGGGTGTAGAGActcgtaaattttttttatttaattctaatGTTAATAATTGAGGAAAAAAAGGGTGGAAATGATGTGAATGTGGTGGTTAAATGTGCAAAGGTTGGAAAGATGTGGGTGTTGGTGTAATAAAGTGCaagtgtgtatatgtgtgtgtagcaaGGAAAATATTTCTCACTTTCCCctctcccgttctctctctccctctctctctctctctgtcggctctctccatttctctccctctcactcacAAATTTCACCTCCAACCTCAAAACCCATGAAGATTGACCTTCATTCCACCCTCCGTACGTGATCTTGAGCTTGTATTCAGTGATATTTAGCTTggagaggagtattcagttGATTTTAAGGTTCCGGAGactagggctcgttcaaatcgCTTGAGTTTCGCCTTctgacttgaggtagggaattctacctctctttatatgttatttgagtgtttctATACCTTGTTCGGATTTGTATTGGTTGTTGTTGAGTTTGAACGAAATTTCTGCTATTGTTGTGAGAATCGTCTTGTTTTCCatattcctaccggtaggcttGTCCTTCTTACCGGTAGAACATTGTTGCTTTGCCAGAAATTCAGATTCCTATAGATAgaaacttttcacctaccggtaggacaagtgagaaattcttctacaaccagctcaaacgtacaacagcagctcaaaagctgttCAATGAGCTGCTCAACATATtcaactcctaccggtaggaactcttcCCCTATCGGTAGGTCAACCTCAAAAGCTGTTCAACGCATtcaacttctaccggtaggaacttcccACCTATCGGTAGGTCCAGTGCAGAATTAGGTCCAGTGCAGAATTATCTTGTCcgaatgttggcctttctgtttcgaatgttggcctttctgtttccagTTTCTACCGATAGGACGCATTCAACTTCTACCAGTAGGAACTttccacctaccggtaggtccaATGCAGAATTATCTTGTCCGAAtattggcctttctgtttcgaatgttggcctttctgtttccagTTTCTACCGATAGGACGCATTCAACTTCTACCAGTAAGAACTTTCCACCTACAGGTAGGTCCAGTGCAGAATTATCTTGTTCcaatgttagcctttctgtttccaGTGTCTACCAGTAgaacttgttcacctaccggtaggagattgagATGCTACAGTGTCTTTCAGCTGCTTTTCTATATCTTTCAAATTACATTTTGAAGTttctcatcgactctaatgggCTTGTTTTCACATTCTTTCAAGTGTTCTAAAGAGTATCATTTATTTCACTCTTAGAGTGGTATCTAATGGACTGGAGTGAACTTGTCGTGTTAAGAAATGAGAAATGGACGATATTACACATTGAAATACGAGCGATACACCTGAACATGTCTAGGAATTCGATGAGTAGTGTTGCAATTCGGTTTTTTTCGACTCGTAGGATTCTTTAGATTCCTTTAGCATATGttttacggactccaagtatagaaactagaagacCGGGCATCGCAGAGTCTAGTCGTGAGTTGATATGTGGTATGTGAAGGTACGGGGGAGTACTTAGAGgcacggtgaggacgtgtggtGTTGTGGTATGCTTAAAGGGAAGAgcgtgtattaattaattagtcgAAGTCTTGATCTGGTTGACAGTTTGGAACGTTTTGAAATGAAATCGATGTTGTGGAAGAATTGTTTGAAAGGATATAATAACTTGTGTCCTCACGACTCGTCAAGTCTTTCAATCCTTTTGGCACCCTCCTTATGAggttcaagtgtagaaactaatgAATAGAGCACTGTAGAATTATATACATGGGCTCAATACGCTATGTCTGATGCGAATGAGTGAATTAAATGAAAatgcatgaacatgtatatgtGGGAGTTAGGTAATGGTAAATTGAAGTTTTGTGGGACGACCGATAGATTGATGATGAagttgattatgaaatgatgacGATTATGAAAAGTGTGAGAGGTGACCCAaatggtcgttattgagggaaaagactcgggatgaccctacgctcgagggaattagacccgaggtgacccaaattgattattattattgagggaaaagattCGGGGTGACCCTATGCTCGAGGGAAATAGACCCGAGTTGACCCAAGTGATTGTCGATGGGAAAcacctaattaaaaaaaaggaaaggttTTGCAGTAAAGGGATTTGATGAAGATTAATGTGGACACAAGAAAGATTGTAGTACcgtacgaagaataataagatgtttttgAATTGATTATAGATAAATGTGGAACGACGTGAATTTCTTAGTGCATTTAGTTAAAGAAATAAACGGTTGGCGACATTTAAATGTAGTCTAGGACCCTTAGACTATATAGCTTGCAATTTGTTGGTAGTCACTGGTGCTTTGGGCGTATCTGTCAATATTCACTCATTCatggtgcatgattcatcaaatttaaatatagtttgagcatagatttttctactgggctagtgtagctcaactcaatctttcttttcaggttcagaTGCCgagcaatagattgcatgcattgtgtgcttgacagtgaaagacttttgaaagctaacatcattagttatttcgtcatctttgtgaataTTTCAATTTGTTGAAGATAGTCTTGTAACTAATTAcacttgaattttcttttgactaaatcTGTAATTATTTAAGCTTTAATGCCTTGTGcttttcagttttcaaaaagaatttttcaaaaaataccccctAGATTCTCTCTAGATTccccctacttccaacatttctctctctatctctctccacttattacccctactatttttctaaaaacttttcaaaacccaaaccaaacacagcataaggacttgtttgtaaattaaacaggtggaaaactcttttgggtaatacaTATGATATGTGAgactcttttattgaaatgtattgtTTAATTATGCTGAAAATCGAGAGTGTGACATTGGGCACAATGAGTAACTCAGAAACCAAACGGAAAATGGAAGATATGTACAGTTTCCTAGACTACAGGAAAATGGAGAATCCAACATCCGTTAGAATTACTCGCTGATGAAAAATCTAACAAGTTCTCTACAAATTACATGCTATAAGGATCGTACTAATATAACAAAATCGCAAAGAGCTGACTTCACATTGTGTTCCTCAACAACATGGAAATAAACTTCCATAAAACAATTGAAAGCATACAAGAAACATCATATCCACAGACCCTTACTGGTCAGAAGGCCAATGAATCAGGTCTCCCCTGCACCCATTGAAGCACAGAGTTTGAGCCATGAACACAAATATTTTCTTTGACATTCGCTTCAACTCATTATAGCAAAACCTGCTCCCCAATTCCCCACTAATCTTGTGCTTTATGTAGATGATCGACACTTGCATCGAAGTCATGCATTATGCCGGAACAAACATTTAGCATCTATTTTCAGGATGAAGGGTTGGCCGTGCTTCTCTCAATTGCGGCACCATCCTCTCAACTCGGAAAAATGCCAAAGCCAGCACCCATTCGATAACATTGTAAGGTTTGGtttgacgagagagagagagagaggtggttaATGACTACATTTCATTGGGCAGAACTGAAGCACCAGAGAGAACCATGGACTTGGGAGTCAAAAGCCGTTACCACTTACGGGATTCTACTTCATCCCACGTCCGAACACAACTATGAAGGATGGGATCATTCAAAATCCAACCACTATCACACAAGGAACAGTTTTACGAAATCACAAGGGATAACAAATTTCAGTTACCTTGGAATTTTCCCAGAGTGAGAGGCTACTGTTGAAACAGTTGATAATGGCTTCATGTGTGACAGAGCAATAGGCGTGAGTGGAGGAGAAGATACTTCTTCAGCCTTCCCTGAGGCTACATGTAATGCTGTTGCTCTCTGATTAGTAGAGGGTATAGAGAAAGAGCGAGGAATGGTTAGCGGAGGAGTTGGAAGGGGAGATGCAGAACTAAATGCCCCAGTAGggcctttattttttggagaaaGCTCTTGATTCCT
Proteins encoded in this window:
- the LOC131303889 gene encoding probable inactive shikimate kinase like 1, chloroplastic → MEIIQPSCSDLRTRFLHQPPPSSPPFLHFIPSLRHFSSSITCYHHRRFHKSLPTSLVSLPLLNNLRPLVSSFKTLTTTTPYSLPDDDFSGFVTKDAAKDPAFPVMKKAVDVVHELKGASIFLVGIHSTMKAGVGELLAEVLGYYYFDSDDVVEEAAGSESVGKSFRERDEEGFRESETEVLKQLSAMGRLVVCAGNGAVQSITNLALLKYGITVWIDVPLDMVARDVIEHESQFSSSEITSSGSYSEVLNQLTVLYEENKDGYAEADVAVSLLKVATQLGYDDLAAVTKEDMSLQILKELEKSTRVRKMKEEAARPF